CGGATTCTCCTATGCGACCGAAGTGCCGCCGATCGAACCGCGCGCGACGCGCCCCACCACCGAGGACAGCGCCAAGCTGCTCGGTTACCTGATGCTGGAATTCGAGTTCGCGCCGCCCAACGATGCGCCGATCTCCGCCTTCGTCCGCCTGCACCATCGGTCAGGCGGCAAGGGCATCTTCAAGGACGTCGACGGCGGGTCGAACTTCATCACCGGCGGGCTGCGCTGGCAGTTCTGATTCGCCCCGGCCGGGGTCCGCTTCGGCCTCCGGTCCGAGCCACGGATGCAGCCGCCTGGGCCGCTGCGTCCAGGCGCCCTTCCCGAAGTGGCTCGAGCAGGGGCACCCAGGGCGTGGAGCCGGCGGCCGACAGGTCCGGCGCGCCACTCGTCCCTGCTCTCGTTCCTGAAATCGTCTGGACGAGCTGCCCGGGCACCCGCACCGGGTAGGCCGCGCGATCGGGGTCGCGGATCGCGACGTCCGGGTGGGCGAGGCAGATCACGCCCTTCGGTTCGGCTGCAACGCCGTTCATCAGCAGCCAGCGCTTCAGCGCGTCGATCTGGTCGCGGACCTGCGGCTCGGGATTGTCCATGGCGTTCCAGCTCGGGCAGCTCGAGCAGCCCGAGCGTTTCGACAGGGGCCAGTGGCGGGCGCCGCCGACGACCTGGACCAGCCCCGGCGTGTTCTTGACCTCGACGACCCAGAGGCCGGACGGGCCGGAAATCACGAAGTCCAGTTCGCGTTCGCCGTTCGGCAGGCGCGGGTCGGGCAGGCGGACCCGGTTCACGATGCGGTAGGCGTCCGGCAGGCGCAGGAGCTGCTTCAGCGTCGCGACCTCGCCCTCGATACCGGCCAACGCACCGGGATCGACAGAGGTCGACCCGGGCAGGAAGGCGAAGAACAGCAGCATGGACGCGATCGCCGCGACCATCAGCGCCGCCGGCGGGCTCCAGGCGTACAGCGACGTGACCAGAAGCGCCGCCAGCGGAAGGAGCACGGCCAGCCGGATCCGGCGCTGGCGTCGCGCCGCGCTCTGCTCGGCGCGGTGCCGGGTCAGTGCCGGGTAGTCGCGAAGAAGTCGGGTATCGGCCATCGGTGGCGAGTGTGCCACAGGCCGATGTTCCGGTACCCTGACGACCTGGACTCGAGGTACCGACGATCGGGACGACCGGGGCGGGAGACGCAGCATGAGCGGAACGCGGGAGGTGGATGTCGCAGTGATCGGTGCCGGCAGCGCCGGGCTGGTCGCCTTCGGCCAGGTACGCGATCACACCGACCGGGCCGTGTTGATCGAAGGCCGTGAGTACGGGACGACCTGCGCCCGCGTGGGCTGCATGCCCAGCAAGCTCCTGATCGCCGCGGCCAACGCGGCGTACGGTGCGCGCGAGGCCGACCGTTTCGGCGTT
Above is a genomic segment from Halomonas denitrificans containing:
- a CDS encoding NERD domain-containing protein; amino-acid sequence: MADTRLLRDYPALTRHRAEQSAARRQRRIRLAVLLPLAALLVTSLYAWSPPAALMVAAIASMLLFFAFLPGSTSVDPGALAGIEGEVATLKQLLRLPDAYRIVNRVRLPDPRLPNGERELDFVISGPSGLWVVEVKNTPGLVQVVGGARHWPLSKRSGCSSCPSWNAMDNPEPQVRDQIDALKRWLLMNGVAAEPKGVICLAHPDVAIRDPDRAAYPVRVPGQLVQTISGTRAGTSGAPDLSAAGSTPWVPLLEPLREGRLDAAAQAAASVARTGGRSGPRPGRIRTASAARR